A region of Thermococcus piezophilus DNA encodes the following proteins:
- a CDS encoding TIGR02253 family HAD-type hydrolase, which translates to MEAVLFDIDGTILTEKPLVMLFLPQVYDKLSKKMGISKDEARERFLAEVLGRRDTYDWHDWNFFFRLFDLGLKYEELLERYFHKLVIYPDTVPTLEWLREAGYKLGVVTSGPSYQRLKLKLVGLLEYFDVVVTRDDIGTIKPEPKIFLHALEKLGVEPKEAVMVGDSLSQDVYGAKNIGMTAVWINRNGDRGYNMPDYEIRTLYELRKVLGGEK; encoded by the coding sequence ATGGAGGCCGTTCTGTTCGACATTGATGGGACGATACTGACGGAGAAGCCCCTCGTAATGCTCTTCCTCCCGCAGGTCTACGATAAACTCTCCAAAAAGATGGGAATCAGCAAGGACGAGGCGAGAGAGCGCTTCCTAGCGGAGGTACTCGGTAGGCGTGATACATACGACTGGCACGACTGGAACTTCTTCTTCAGGCTCTTTGACCTTGGTCTGAAATATGAAGAGCTTCTTGAGAGGTATTTCCACAAGCTCGTGATTTATCCTGACACTGTTCCTACCCTCGAATGGCTGAGGGAGGCTGGCTACAAGCTCGGTGTCGTGACGAGTGGGCCTTCCTATCAGCGGCTTAAGCTTAAGCTCGTCGGCCTTTTGGAGTACTTCGATGTTGTCGTCACCAGGGATGACATTGGGACAATAAAACCTGAACCCAAGATCTTTCTCCATGCCCTCGAAAAGCTTGGTGTCGAACCCAAGGAGGCCGTTATGGTCGGGGATTCTCTCTCACAGGACGTTTACGGTGCCAAAAACATCGGCATGACCGCAGTGTGGATAAACCGCAACGGGGATAGGGGATACAATATGCCCGATTATGAGATAAGAACCCTTTATGAGCTGAGAAAAGTCCTGGGTGGTGAAAAATGA
- the rgy gene encoding reverse gyrase, with amino-acid sequence MKAVYREMCPNCVGRISDERLCSKNPCDECLPEAVHANSYLELVTAVRNALKLRGTLKAWEELYQVESQTHEIEEFFEKATGFTFWSAQRTWVKRLVRGRSFSIIAPTGMGKSTFGAFMAVWHATKGKKSYIVVPTTPLVIQTVKKIEKIAEKAGIEVNLAYYHGNLRKKEKEEMVTKIQNEDYDILVTSAQWLARKFDEVLKGRHFDFTFVDDVDAFLKASKNIDRSLLLLGFTEEIIQKAWEIIRLKKSMARYLNGRAEDRDEKLKELNEEIEKLQREIEEFKARNNVGIMIIASATGSARGDRIKLYRELLGFEVGSGRSSLRNVVDSYLKPSKDTKEQVEELLSRLGRGGIIFTPIDQGLAYAEELANYLKEKGFRVELVSSKNKKAIERFENGEADYLIGSATYYGSLVRGLDLPHLIRYAIFTGVPKFRFSVDLERPTIYRALGLMSEIIDFLSDEHRKEAEKLHARLRRLIRNIPQFELLKIEEALAEGLPIEGGFQNHVLDVFRQIVEFLRRVLKDREVLRKLAEDPFISLKEEGGKWYIEIPDVRTYIQATGRTSRLFAGGITKGLSVLIVDNEKVFNGLVRQMRWRFTEFKMVPFEELNLEEILRQIDEDREKVRLVMAGKISAKVKNLVKSALMIVESPNKARTIANFFGQPSKRRIGDLVAYEVSIGNRVLTVLASGGHMFDLVTNEGYHGVLVEQNDGMLKFIPVYDTIKRCRDCGHQFVDWEEKGICPRCGSTNVRDALENVKAMREIAQEVDEILIATDPDTEGEKIAWDIRNVLSPYTPNIRRIEFHEVTRPAILRAIEEARDINEGRVNAQLVRRMEDRWIGFELSQELQRVFENRNLSAGRVQTPVLGWVIERYKEFTESETHFLGLTLENGLIVTLEVGKDGKEVKPPEEVVVEDVSIEEREISPSPPHTTDAMLRDASTFLKLSAPETMRLAQDLFELGLITYHRTDSTHVSSTGIEVAKEYITQEIGEEYFKPRPWGEEGTHEAIRPTRPIDTGRLMQLIRDGVITLPKNLTRNHYRLYDMIFKRFMTSQMKAAKVLYEKATIDASVGKTEVEGYVDILYDGWARIRKLPLRELPKLEKGQTLKVVESKKWKAPKVQLYTQGDLIALMKEKKIGRPSTYAKIVKTLLQRYYVIETRGRKKLVPTEQGIKVYHYLISKYKELVSEEKTRELEEIMDQIEENKVDYQTVLRQLYSEIQEYLK; translated from the coding sequence ATGAAGGCCGTTTATCGGGAGATGTGCCCAAACTGCGTCGGTAGGATCTCCGATGAGAGACTGTGCAGTAAGAATCCCTGCGATGAGTGCCTCCCCGAAGCTGTTCACGCTAATTCTTATTTGGAGCTTGTAACTGCTGTGAGAAATGCGCTTAAGCTGCGTGGCACACTCAAGGCCTGGGAGGAGCTCTACCAGGTTGAAAGCCAAACGCACGAGATAGAAGAGTTCTTTGAAAAAGCTACTGGCTTCACCTTCTGGAGCGCCCAGAGGACGTGGGTCAAGCGGCTGGTCAGGGGAAGGAGCTTCTCAATCATAGCTCCGACGGGAATGGGCAAGAGCACCTTTGGAGCCTTTATGGCAGTCTGGCATGCAACCAAAGGCAAGAAGAGCTATATCGTCGTCCCAACGACTCCGCTGGTAATCCAGACAGTTAAGAAAATCGAAAAGATAGCAGAGAAAGCTGGCATTGAGGTTAACCTCGCATACTACCACGGCAACCTCAGGAAGAAGGAAAAGGAAGAGATGGTCACCAAGATTCAGAACGAGGACTATGATATCCTGGTCACCAGCGCCCAGTGGCTCGCCCGGAAGTTCGACGAGGTTCTGAAGGGCAGGCACTTCGACTTCACCTTTGTTGACGATGTGGATGCCTTCCTCAAGGCCTCAAAGAACATAGACCGTTCGCTTCTCCTTCTCGGCTTCACGGAAGAAATAATCCAGAAGGCGTGGGAGATAATAAGGCTGAAGAAGAGCATGGCGCGCTATCTAAACGGCCGCGCCGAAGACAGGGACGAGAAGCTCAAGGAGCTTAACGAGGAGATAGAGAAGCTCCAGCGCGAGATAGAGGAGTTCAAGGCCAGAAATAACGTTGGCATAATGATCATCGCCTCAGCCACTGGGAGCGCGAGGGGGGACAGGATAAAGCTCTACCGCGAGCTGCTTGGCTTTGAGGTGGGGAGTGGACGTTCCTCGTTGAGGAACGTCGTGGACAGCTATCTGAAGCCGAGCAAAGACACCAAGGAGCAGGTGGAGGAGCTCCTCTCGAGGCTCGGTAGGGGCGGTATAATCTTCACCCCCATCGATCAGGGGCTGGCATATGCCGAAGAACTGGCGAATTATCTCAAGGAAAAGGGCTTCCGCGTTGAGCTAGTTTCGTCCAAGAACAAAAAGGCAATTGAGAGGTTTGAGAACGGTGAGGCTGACTACTTGATTGGCTCGGCCACCTACTACGGCTCTCTTGTCAGGGGTCTCGATTTACCTCACCTCATCCGTTATGCAATCTTTACGGGCGTTCCAAAGTTCAGGTTTTCCGTAGACCTCGAGAGGCCGACCATCTATCGCGCCCTTGGTTTGATGAGCGAGATTATAGACTTCCTGAGCGACGAGCATAGGAAGGAGGCGGAAAAGCTTCACGCAAGGCTGAGGAGGCTCATCAGAAACATTCCCCAGTTTGAACTCCTAAAAATCGAGGAGGCGCTGGCAGAGGGGTTGCCGATTGAGGGTGGCTTCCAGAACCACGTCCTTGACGTTTTCAGACAGATAGTGGAGTTTCTCAGGAGGGTTCTCAAGGACAGGGAGGTTCTGAGAAAGCTCGCCGAGGATCCCTTCATCAGCCTAAAAGAAGAGGGCGGAAAGTGGTACATCGAGATTCCAGATGTGAGGACGTACATACAAGCAACGGGAAGGACGAGCAGGCTCTTCGCGGGAGGAATAACCAAGGGACTAAGCGTCCTGATCGTGGACAACGAGAAGGTCTTCAACGGCCTAGTTAGACAGATGCGCTGGCGCTTCACCGAGTTCAAGATGGTGCCCTTCGAAGAGCTGAACCTCGAGGAGATACTCCGCCAGATCGATGAGGACAGGGAGAAGGTAAGGCTCGTGATGGCGGGCAAGATAAGCGCCAAAGTCAAGAATCTCGTTAAATCCGCTTTGATGATAGTTGAGAGCCCGAACAAGGCAAGAACCATAGCCAACTTCTTCGGCCAGCCGAGCAAGAGGAGGATAGGCGACCTTGTAGCTTATGAAGTTAGCATAGGCAACAGGGTGCTGACGGTTTTGGCGAGCGGCGGACATATGTTCGATCTTGTGACCAACGAAGGCTACCACGGCGTCCTCGTCGAGCAGAATGATGGAATGCTGAAGTTCATCCCAGTTTACGACACCATCAAGCGCTGCCGTGACTGCGGCCATCAGTTCGTTGACTGGGAGGAGAAAGGCATCTGTCCGCGCTGCGGCTCGACCAATGTCCGCGATGCGCTCGAAAACGTCAAGGCCATGCGCGAGATAGCACAGGAGGTTGACGAGATACTCATAGCGACGGACCCCGACACAGAGGGTGAGAAGATAGCTTGGGACATAAGGAACGTCCTCTCACCTTACACCCCGAACATCAGGCGCATAGAGTTCCACGAGGTCACGAGACCTGCAATACTGAGGGCCATCGAGGAGGCGCGCGACATCAACGAGGGCCGCGTGAATGCCCAGCTCGTGAGGAGGATGGAGGACAGGTGGATAGGCTTTGAACTCAGTCAAGAACTCCAGCGCGTGTTTGAAAACAGAAACCTCTCAGCTGGAAGGGTTCAGACGCCTGTCCTTGGCTGGGTCATAGAGAGGTATAAGGAGTTCACGGAGAGCGAGACTCACTTCCTCGGTTTAACCCTCGAGAACGGCTTAATCGTAACGCTCGAGGTCGGCAAAGACGGCAAAGAGGTTAAGCCCCCCGAGGAGGTCGTCGTTGAAGATGTTAGCATTGAAGAGCGCGAGATAAGCCCATCCCCACCCCACACCACCGATGCGATGCTGCGCGATGCATCAACCTTTCTCAAGCTTTCGGCTCCAGAGACGATGCGCTTGGCTCAGGACCTGTTCGAGCTGGGTTTAATCACCTACCACCGTACCGACTCGACACACGTCAGCAGCACTGGAATAGAGGTTGCCAAGGAATACATAACTCAGGAAATCGGAGAGGAGTACTTCAAGCCGAGACCATGGGGTGAGGAGGGAACCCACGAGGCCATAAGGCCGACGAGGCCGATAGATACGGGCAGGTTAATGCAACTCATCCGCGATGGCGTTATTACTCTTCCCAAGAACCTCACGAGGAATCACTACAGGCTTTACGATATGATATTCAAGCGCTTCATGACCAGCCAGATGAAAGCCGCAAAGGTTCTCTATGAAAAAGCCACCATCGATGCCAGCGTTGGGAAGACTGAAGTAGAGGGCTACGTGGATATACTTTACGACGGATGGGCCCGCATACGGAAGCTGCCCCTTAGAGAGCTGCCAAAGCTTGAGAAAGGGCAGACGCTCAAGGTCGTTGAGAGCAAGAAGTGGAAGGCACCAAAGGTTCAGCTATACACCCAGGGTGACCTCATTGCGTTAATGAAAGAAAAGAAGATAGGCAGACCCTCTACCTATGCTAAGATAGTTAAGACGCTCCTCCAGCGCTACTACGTCATCGAGACCCGCGGGCGGAAGAAGCTCGTGCCGACGGAACAGGGCATTAAGGTTTACCACTACCTCATCAGCAAGTACAAAGAACTGGTCAGCGAGGAAAAGACCCGTGAACTTGAGGAGATAATGGATCAAATAGAAGAGAATAAAGTTGACTACCAAACGGTGCTTAGGCAGCTTTACAGTGAGATACAGGAATATCTGAAATGA
- the hxlAB gene encoding bifunctional 3-hexulose-6-phosphate synthase/6-phospho-3-hexuloisomerase, producing the protein MILQVALDLTDIEQAISIAEKAARGGAHWLEVGTPLIKKEGMRAVELLKRRFPDRKIVADLKTMDTGALEVEMAARHGADVVSILGVADDKTIKDAVEVARRYGIRIMVDLIGVKDKVKRAKELEKMGVHYILVHTGIDEQVQGKSPLEDLEKVVKAVSVPVAVAGGLNLETIPKVIELGATIIIVGGAITKAKDPEDVTRKIIDLFWGEYMMTIRKAMTDILEHINQVAESIRLEQVRGFVDAMIGANKIFIYGAGRSGLVGKAFAMRLMHLDFNVYVVGETITPAFEPGDLLIAISGSGETKSIVDAAEIAKKQGGKVVAITSYANSTLGTLSDVVVEIPGRTKADIPTDYIARQMLTKYKWIAPMGTLFEDSTMIFLDGVIALLMATFQKTEKDMKKKHATLE; encoded by the coding sequence ATGATACTTCAGGTTGCTTTAGACTTAACCGACATTGAACAGGCAATTTCTATCGCTGAGAAGGCCGCTAGAGGTGGCGCTCACTGGCTTGAGGTTGGAACTCCCCTCATCAAGAAGGAGGGCATGAGGGCAGTGGAGCTTCTCAAGAGACGCTTCCCAGACAGGAAAATTGTCGCCGATTTAAAAACAATGGACACCGGAGCCTTGGAGGTAGAGATGGCAGCAAGGCACGGTGCCGACGTCGTTTCTATCCTCGGCGTTGCTGATGATAAGACCATCAAAGACGCAGTTGAGGTGGCCAGAAGATATGGAATCAGGATCATGGTTGATTTAATTGGCGTGAAGGACAAGGTCAAACGTGCCAAGGAACTCGAGAAGATGGGTGTTCACTACATACTCGTCCACACAGGAATAGACGAGCAGGTCCAAGGCAAGAGTCCGTTGGAGGACCTTGAGAAGGTCGTCAAAGCCGTCAGCGTTCCAGTTGCCGTTGCTGGTGGCTTGAACCTCGAAACCATCCCGAAGGTCATAGAGCTCGGTGCAACGATAATCATAGTTGGCGGAGCCATAACCAAAGCGAAAGACCCGGAGGACGTCACTAGGAAGATAATCGACCTCTTCTGGGGAGAGTACATGATGACCATCAGGAAGGCCATGACCGATATCCTCGAGCACATCAACCAAGTTGCTGAGAGCATCAGGCTTGAGCAGGTCAGGGGCTTCGTCGATGCCATGATAGGGGCTAACAAGATATTCATCTACGGTGCAGGAAGGAGCGGTTTGGTCGGCAAGGCCTTTGCAATGCGCCTCATGCACCTCGACTTCAACGTCTACGTCGTTGGAGAGACCATAACGCCTGCCTTTGAACCTGGGGACCTGCTCATAGCCATCAGCGGTTCAGGCGAGACCAAGAGCATCGTCGATGCTGCGGAGATAGCCAAGAAGCAGGGCGGAAAGGTTGTCGCCATAACCTCCTACGCCAACTCGACCCTTGGAACGCTCTCGGATGTCGTCGTTGAGATTCCTGGAAGGACCAAGGCGGACATACCTACTGACTACATAGCGCGCCAGATGCTTACCAAGTACAAGTGGATAGCGCCGATGGGCACGCTCTTCGAGGACTCCACCATGATATTCCTCGACGGTGTCATAGCCCTCCTCATGGCCACCTTCCAGAAGACCGAAAAGGATATGAAGAAGAAGCATGCGACCCTTGAGTAA
- a CDS encoding HD domain-containing protein: protein MKLDKFITDEESPRLIERTREFAEHFFEREGTHGFSHVERVFNLCMHIGREEGADLEILALAAILHDVARPLESAGKVEDHAAEGARIARHYLRSLGYPEEKVEAVVHAIEAHRFSRDPKPRTLEAKILSDADKLDAMGAIGIARVFMYSGEHGRDIDASLEHFEEKILKLKDIMYTETARNMAEERHRFTVKFIERIRREIEGEI from the coding sequence ATGAAGCTGGATAAGTTCATAACCGATGAAGAGAGCCCCAGGCTCATAGAACGCACGAGGGAGTTTGCGGAGCACTTCTTCGAACGCGAAGGGACGCATGGCTTCAGCCACGTAGAGCGCGTTTTCAACCTGTGCATGCACATAGGCAGAGAGGAAGGTGCCGATTTAGAGATTCTGGCCCTGGCGGCCATCCTCCATGACGTTGCGAGGCCCCTCGAGAGCGCCGGAAAGGTCGAGGATCACGCTGCCGAGGGGGCGAGGATAGCGAGGCACTACCTGAGGAGCTTAGGCTATCCTGAGGAAAAGGTTGAAGCCGTTGTCCATGCCATAGAAGCCCACCGCTTCTCCCGCGATCCGAAACCAAGAACCTTGGAGGCTAAAATTCTGAGTGATGCTGACAAGCTCGACGCAATGGGTGCGATAGGCATTGCTAGGGTCTTCATGTATTCCGGCGAGCACGGCAGGGATATAGACGCATCACTAGAACACTTTGAGGAGAAGATACTCAAGCTGAAAGACATCATGTATACCGAAACCGCCAGAAATATGGCGGAAGAGCGGCACCGCTTTACCGTGAAGTTCATAGAGCGCATAAGGCGCGAGATAGAGGGAGAAATCTGA
- the trmBL2 gene encoding HTH-type transcriptional regulator TrmBL2 translates to MVRDRMVELLQEHFELNLYEARAYVALVGFGVLTPAELASVSEVPAPRTYDVLRSLEKKGFAISQPGKVNKYRPVHPENILEKFIEEWQERVKEELEAKKKAKEELLELMNPLIETEIPKYGVERIWVVRGIRNATIKTKEMFEEVKEQILLADDGYIAINLESDIIKAIDNGAKANIIVTENVYHRLGTSKIMDYYKAGKLELKVIDKLELPMLICDDEVFFALEDMAARYFNYETQIWIKDFRVKALFEGKFNEYWEKAKKV, encoded by the coding sequence ATGGTTAGGGACAGGATGGTAGAGCTCCTTCAGGAGCACTTTGAGTTGAACCTCTACGAGGCCAGGGCGTACGTTGCATTAGTTGGGTTCGGGGTACTAACCCCAGCGGAGCTCGCCAGTGTCTCGGAAGTTCCGGCTCCGAGAACCTACGATGTCCTCAGGAGCCTTGAGAAGAAGGGCTTCGCCATAAGCCAGCCGGGCAAGGTTAATAAGTACAGGCCGGTTCACCCGGAGAACATCCTCGAGAAGTTCATCGAGGAGTGGCAGGAGCGTGTCAAGGAAGAGCTCGAAGCCAAGAAGAAGGCTAAGGAAGAACTCCTCGAGCTCATGAACCCACTCATCGAGACGGAGATTCCGAAGTACGGCGTCGAGAGGATATGGGTTGTCAGGGGCATAAGGAACGCCACCATCAAGACCAAGGAGATGTTTGAGGAGGTTAAGGAGCAAATACTCCTTGCCGATGATGGCTACATAGCCATCAACCTCGAGAGCGATATTATAAAGGCCATAGACAACGGCGCCAAGGCTAACATAATCGTCACCGAAAATGTCTATCACAGGCTCGGAACTTCTAAGATAATGGACTACTACAAGGCAGGAAAGCTTGAGCTCAAGGTCATCGACAAGCTCGAGCTTCCGATGCTCATCTGCGACGACGAGGTCTTCTTCGCCCTTGAGGATATGGCTGCCAGGTACTTCAACTACGAGACCCAGATCTGGATAAAGGACTTCCGCGTCAAGGCTCTCTTCGAGGGCAAGTTCAATGAGTATTGGGAGAAGGCAAAGAAGGTCTGA
- a CDS encoding ArsR family transcriptional regulator, producing the protein MKNVRVMKALEEGPKTIEEIVEATKLPKMEVRRYLLRFLEQGKVESYQKNGKLFWKIKEKDEKEEEFKYV; encoded by the coding sequence ATGAAGAACGTCAGGGTCATGAAGGCTCTGGAGGAAGGCCCAAAGACCATCGAGGAGATAGTCGAGGCAACTAAACTTCCAAAGATGGAAGTCAGGCGCTACCTGCTCCGCTTTTTGGAGCAGGGAAAGGTCGAAAGCTATCAAAAGAACGGAAAGCTCTTCTGGAAGATTAAGGAGAAAGACGAAAAAGAGGAAGAGTTCAAGTACGTTTGA
- a CDS encoding KH domain-containing protein: protein MKAPICEVCLKTDDILCPADEKKLQGGVISELDVTVARLLYKLIGDVDMEFKRAVEAGDLIILMVGEGDVPITIGKGGKNIKALMRELGKRIRVIESVEVKGTDDVKKLATDLLYPASVFGVNIVYKPGGGTYYKVLVPGRDRKKLPEKAEVLESILSQIVGEEVKMDFI, encoded by the coding sequence ATGAAGGCACCAATCTGTGAGGTGTGTTTGAAGACCGACGACATTCTGTGCCCGGCTGACGAGAAAAAACTTCAAGGGGGGGTTATCTCCGAGCTTGACGTTACCGTTGCGAGACTCCTCTACAAGCTTATTGGCGACGTTGATATGGAGTTCAAGAGGGCCGTCGAGGCTGGAGACCTTATAATACTTATGGTCGGAGAGGGCGACGTACCGATAACCATTGGAAAGGGCGGCAAGAACATCAAGGCCCTCATGAGAGAGCTCGGAAAGAGGATAAGGGTCATCGAGAGCGTTGAAGTGAAGGGAACCGACGACGTCAAGAAGCTCGCCACTGACCTGCTCTACCCAGCGAGTGTCTTCGGTGTTAATATCGTCTACAAGCCTGGAGGAGGAACCTACTACAAGGTCCTCGTCCCCGGCAGGGACAGAAAGAAGCTCCCAGAAAAGGCCGAGGTGCTCGAGAGCATACTCTCCCAGATAGTTGGAGAGGAAGTTAAAATGGACTTCATCTGA
- a CDS encoding glutamate cyclase domain-containing protein gives MIAHLINTDIGDRGILSVYLEYRKENFNFLHNSAKLFLDNIERVLIVTGFPIPPMMLAETDGPPGALALYRAVEMLGGKAEILTYPEVEMVLEPFGVSFARVPEPSDYSLIISVETSGRAADGKYYSMSAMEIKREPLDGVFIEARSLGIPTIGIGDGGNEIGMGKIRELVVKYVSHGERIVSTVETDELIVSAVSNWGAYGLLAQASFEVGKNLLENWNEREIIGVLAKGGLIDGVSKTRSQSVDGISAEVHERIVGLLKAIVNEAL, from the coding sequence ATGATAGCCCATCTAATAAATACGGATATAGGTGACAGGGGCATCCTGAGTGTCTACCTCGAATATCGTAAGGAGAACTTTAATTTTTTACATAATTCTGCAAAGCTGTTTTTAGATAACATCGAGAGGGTTCTCATCGTTACTGGCTTTCCGATTCCCCCCATGATGCTAGCTGAAACTGATGGGCCGCCGGGAGCGCTGGCGCTTTACAGGGCTGTTGAGATGCTGGGTGGAAAGGCTGAGATTTTAACGTATCCAGAAGTCGAGATGGTCCTTGAGCCATTCGGGGTATCCTTCGCAAGAGTTCCAGAGCCGAGTGATTACTCCCTTATAATCAGCGTTGAAACTTCAGGAAGAGCTGCTGATGGCAAATACTATTCTATGAGCGCTATGGAGATAAAGAGAGAGCCACTTGATGGAGTATTCATTGAAGCTAGGAGTCTGGGAATCCCGACCATAGGCATAGGCGACGGCGGCAACGAGATAGGTATGGGGAAAATCAGGGAATTGGTTGTAAAGTACGTTTCTCATGGCGAAAGGATAGTGAGCACCGTCGAGACGGACGAGCTTATAGTTTCTGCCGTCTCCAACTGGGGCGCCTACGGATTGCTGGCCCAGGCTTCCTTTGAGGTAGGAAAGAATCTCTTGGAAAACTGGAACGAGCGCGAAATCATTGGAGTGCTCGCTAAGGGAGGCCTCATAGATGGCGTCTCAAAGACCCGCTCTCAAAGCGTTGATGGAATAAGCGCTGAGGTTCATGAAAGAATCGTTGGGCTTTTAAAGGCAATCGTTAATGAGGCCCTTTAG
- a CDS encoding Sjogren's syndrome/scleroderma autoantigen 1 family protein — protein MALKGPTEEEIRTVLMPLMLSGAKMLDKHCPRCGSPLFEKDGRVFCPICEHRARQRKAKMKGIAERLMEKLTELANSLPEDLTELEKHLSVMEKIIGLLERYKKLEGGE, from the coding sequence ATGGCACTGAAGGGTCCTACAGAAGAAGAGATAAGAACGGTCCTCATGCCCCTCATGCTTTCGGGAGCCAAGATGCTCGACAAGCACTGTCCCAGGTGCGGCTCGCCCCTCTTTGAGAAGGACGGCAGGGTGTTCTGTCCAATCTGCGAGCACAGGGCCAGGCAGAGGAAGGCCAAGATGAAGGGAATTGCGGAACGGTTAATGGAGAAGCTAACCGAACTTGCAAACTCGCTTCCCGAGGATTTAACCGAGCTCGAGAAACACTTAAGTGTCATGGAAAAAATAATAGGACTGCTGGAGAGATACAAAAAGCTGGAGGGAGGAGAATGA
- a CDS encoding arginase family protein: MVTFIPFGEKPNRDGVLYVLQLLRRNKLIEDYIIVESSRVELLAERIPQDRAYIVGEHLATYGIVEKLRPNSLLSIDGHTDLMHDYLDHGSWLAYTLEERLVNRTVVLAPVLMIPTTERTQLWTRRVKIFPALLRSRKVRGKWKAYKNLQTNSLDEILDETKKYLGDEIYLTIDMDVLKPEYKIARFQHGELSLEELLEILEEVKKNFKIRAFDMAEVSDRIRRSRLGKKAFVEVFQLLMG; the protein is encoded by the coding sequence ATGGTTACGTTCATCCCTTTCGGCGAGAAGCCCAACCGCGACGGCGTTCTCTACGTTCTGCAGCTGCTCAGACGGAACAAGCTAATAGAGGACTACATTATAGTCGAATCGAGCAGGGTTGAGCTTTTAGCGGAGCGCATTCCTCAAGACCGGGCCTACATCGTCGGTGAGCACCTAGCAACCTACGGCATAGTGGAAAAGCTCAGGCCAAACTCGCTCCTCAGCATAGACGGCCACACAGACTTGATGCACGACTACCTCGACCACGGCTCCTGGCTCGCTTACACCCTCGAGGAACGCCTAGTTAACAGGACCGTCGTCCTCGCACCAGTCCTCATGATCCCGACCACCGAGAGAACTCAACTCTGGACAAGGCGCGTGAAGATTTTCCCCGCACTGCTCAGGAGCAGGAAGGTGCGCGGAAAGTGGAAGGCCTACAAAAACCTCCAGACGAATTCCCTCGACGAGATACTGGATGAGACTAAGAAATATCTCGGCGATGAGATTTACCTGACCATTGACATGGACGTCCTGAAGCCGGAGTACAAGATAGCCCGCTTCCAACACGGGGAACTGAGCCTCGAGGAACTCTTAGAAATCCTTGAGGAGGTAAAGAAAAACTTTAAGATAAGGGCCTTTGACATGGCCGAAGTTTCTGATAGAATTAGACGCTCCCGCCTAGGAAAGAAGGCCTTCGTGGAGGTCTTCCAGCTCCTGATGGGGTGA